AGATAGGTAACACGGGACTGATCATCTCACTACTTATATCGTTGACCATGCTTGTTAGACCCAGATAGATAACGTTCCTGCCGAACCGATTTCTTCCGGACACCTTTCCCTTTGACATAGAAGATAAAAAAAGCAGGAAACGTTATAAGGATTACGTGCGTTTTTTCATGTCGAAAATGAACCTCTTCAAATTGTTCTTTTCAAAGAACAAAAATGGGTAATTTTGTTCTTTACAGAAAACATTTCGGAGGTGATAAAAGGATGAAACGCGGTCCCTCATCAACGGATACATGTAGAACGAACACCTTACTGTTCATCATGGACGGTCTCGGCGGACGACCTCCTAAAACCGGTCTTATGATGAGCAATCATCCGAACCTTGACAGGATCGCCGAGTCGGGAACCTGCGGACTGATGGTCGTTCACGGAAGAGGTATCAAACCGGAAAGCGAAGACGCACACCTCAGAATTTTCGGATACAACCCAAAGGTCTATTTGAAAGGTAGGGGACCTCTTGAAGCGTTGGGATTGGGGGTTCGTCTACGGGAAAACGATATCGCGTTCAGGGCGAATCTTGCCACTGTTAAAGACGTCGGAGGTGGTACGGTCGAACTGGTGGACAGACGGGCAGGACGGATCCCTACCATCACGGCTAAGAGATTAACCGAGAAGATAAGATCAGTACGTATAGACGGTGTAAGGTTCCTCTACTATCAAGGTGTGGAACACAGAGGCGTGGTCGTAATAAGACCGGATAGAGGGGTCGAACTTTCGCCCAAAGTCTACGGTAACGACCCTGTTCATTCCGGCAGACTGCGCGCGCGACCGGTTAACCGGTCGCGCGCCGCAAAGAGAACTGCAGAACTGATCAACGAGTACGTTGCTGAAGTTCATAAGATCCTGAATTCTGCATCGATCAACAAAAACAGAGTTAAGAGAGGTCTGTTACCCGCGAATTATATACTGTTACGGGGTGCCGGCGAATACACTAAGATACCGAGTATGAAGGAACGGTTCGGTATGCGGTGCGCCTGCGTAGCAGGCGCACCACTGTACAAAGGTGTCGCAAGGTACGTTGGCATGAAAACCTTTGAAGTAAGAGGTGCGACTGGCGATAAAAAGACAAACATAAGAAACAAGGTTCGTACAGCGGTACGTTTGCTCAATGAAAAAGACGGTCGTGGAAGATGGAGGTACGATTTAGTCTTCCTTCATATAAAGGCAACCGATTCATTCGCTCATGATAAGGACTGTGAGGGTAAGGCGCGGTTTATAGAAAAGATAGACAGGTATCTGGCGACCATCGTGAAAGAGGCGCGAACGCACAACATAATCATCACTGGCGACCATGCTACACCCTGCATCGTTGGCGACCACACGGACGACCCAGTACCTATCATGGTATCCGGACCATCTGTGGAACCGGATGAAGTTGAACGGTTCGATGAAGAGGAATGTAAAAAAGGAAGATTAGGAACGGTCTTCGGTAGAGACATAATCCGTTTGATAAAAAGAATGAACAGCGGCACGATAAAAATAAATGATCAGAAGGGTTAATCAGATGTATCATCGAAGACCGTTGAACGTATAGGCGACACCGACTTTGTCTTTTTTTCATCTTGCTTCTTCGACAGTTATCCGGCCGTGTGCGATATGATAATCGCTCGGTACGGTTGATTCGCCGTAAAGAACAGTCAAATCTGCCGTGTACTTGACAAACCTATCTTTCAACACATGAGCGTGAGGGTTATAACCCAAACATCTGACCTGCACCGTGAACGACCGTTTAGGCATAACCATCTTTGCGATTTCCACGCGTCCGCCGGGCCCGGTGGTACTACTACATGTAACATATCTGATACCTTTGGCGAATTCGCCTTCATTGGTAATGGTTATCGTCGCCTCGCCGGTTGTGAGGTTGAACGAATCGACCCTGCATGAAAACGGCTTATCGATACTGCACGACGCCATCACGGACGGTGTGTATATCCCGCCGTACATAACCTGATAAGACCATTCATAGAACACAGGAGCATACCTGATGATGAGGAACGTAACAACGAACACCAGAAGAATGGACAACGCTATCTTCCACATCGTCAACCACTTACATCATTTTCTGACAAACAAAAGAAAAAACTTTTCCATAAAAACAAAGACAAAAATAAAAAAGAAAGAAAAACCGTTTAGGACTTTTCAACGTTTGCTATGACCGTAGCCACTGCAGTCCTATCCTGGTGGTATCCGAGCGCTGCATCACTCTTATAGTTGTACTTTATCCAGAGCTGACCTCTGAACTGCGAACCCGGTGCCATGTTTGACAAAGGATTACCTGACGCGTCATAGCATTGTAACCCACCACTCACAGGAGTAGTTGTTAAGTTACCGAAGGAGAACAACTGCCTTGGCGGTACAAGTTTATTCACATCGTCCCAATGTGGTGGGGAAGCCACCTGTCCCTCAACGCATGCTATTCCCGTAATGTTGATCGGCTCGTCCTGAGCATGCTGGAACGCACCGTACAGTACACCGTTCTCATCCATCACCGGCACAGCAGGTTCGTTGCACACAAACCCTGCCTCTTCGAACGTACAGCTGGGCGTGCCTCTCAGATAACCTCCCAGTATAATCAGAAGGATGGCAAGCACTATGATGATCACTAGCAACGCCCAACCATAGGTCATCAGATACTCCATAGCCGCTTGACCTTTCTTCGTACCAAACATTTCAAATCACCTCTCGATAGTTGTTTCATCTATCAACAGTTAATTTTAAAAACCTTTAAGAGAGCATCTTCAGGACCGTTGACAACGCCGACTCTGTGAGTATGAAGACCACTACCGCCACTACCAACAGCAATGGGAACAGTTTCAACCCTTCTTTCTTTGAACCGTACCTTATAATACCTATGATCATGGAAGACATGAACACTGTGAACACCAACGTTATTACTGAGAACAACATGAAATCATCGGAATGTATCGGAAGTTTACCTATCTTCACGAACCCGAACCGTGAGGCTGCGCCGTATTTTTGAAGCGTAGATGTTGAGAGGTTAGGAACCTGTGATATGACCGTTTCCAACCTGATCAGCAGTTGATGCGCTACCGAGAACAGGAACGGTGTGGCAAACGCAGCGGCGAACATGATGAATATCACGTACATCAGCAACGATGCCGAGATCTCCTTTTTCATCATCTGCATATCACGTGCATCCTCTGCCACGCGTTCCAGTATATCGGCGAGTTTACCGCCGGACGCGATTCCCTGTTTGATCAATGCTATCGCACGTTTCAGGATCCGTGAATCGAACCGTCTTCCCAACCTGTCCAATGCTTTATCAAAGGGTTCGCCTGCAAAGGACCTTTTCGCAACCATCTCGACTTCCGATGACAAAAGGCCGAACTCAGGTTTAGCTGCGTACCACAGCGCCTGGTCAACGGTCATACCTGCCCTTACGTTCGCGGATGCGAGGAGCAGGAAATCCGGTAACACCGCCTCGATGGCTTTACGTCGTGCATCGATCCTCAACAGTATAACAACATAGATCAGGAAAGCGACCGTCACAGCGCTGACAATAAAGGATAGTATATAGGTAAACCCTACCTCTAATGTAAGGTACACAGGTGACGCTGTTCCGGTATAGTACACTTCTGGAGATATTTTACTCAGTATAAGGACTATGTAGTTCATGATAAAATTGCTGGATAATGCTACCAGAGCGATAACTACGGAAAGGATCACTGTAACGACCACGCTCATACCGAGGAACGTTTCCGCATCTATGTTGATACCTGCCGAATCCAGTGCTGCACCCAACCGTCTGACGATCTTCCTACCGAACAGACGTCCCAGAGATTCATAACCGACCATAACACACACCTTCTACAACACAACCTTAGGTCTGGAACTTTCCATTGCAGACATGAACGAAAACTGTACGCCCACCAACGTTACGAATACGACCGGTAACAGTACGCCCGCCAGACTTTCACCGACACCACCGGCCATCGAGAGAACTATCGTGAAGAAAACAACACCGAGCGAAGGGAACACTATACCGAAAAGCATGAAGAACATACTGAACGGATTGAGTTTCTGACCGTATTCTTTCATCTGGATGAGTTGTTCTTGAGCAACCTGATCCAGGATAGCGTCTAAGGCATCGGCCACATCGGACCCGGACACGAGTGCATTAACCATCTGGAGAACTACCCTTCTGAAGGCCTTGGACGGATTGTTGTTAGCCACCTCTCTCATGGCCTGTGTCATAGGTTCTCCCAAGGATACCTTTTCAACGATCTTTCTGAACTCTTCACTAACCTGACCGTAATCCTGGGTAACACCGACCAACGCATCGAACAACGGCACTCCTGATTTAAGTGCGATCACGATATGGCGACCGGCAAACACGATATCCTTATCTATATCCCTGGCACGCTTCTTAGCGCGAACATCAGGATAGGCCAACCACATTCCGAAGAACAAGAAAAAGACAACTGGGGTAGTTAGAAAGGTGAGCAGGTATTTAGGTTTAAACATCATATGGTTGAATGCGAGAACGAAGAAGAAGACAAGCACACCGAAAAGAACCGACGAAAGTAAAGATAACATGAATGCGCTTATCATGTACTCATGGGGCTCTTTACGGATATCTGCAAGAAGGAGTTTATGCTCCAGTGTCGGGAACTTTGAAGCCAACCAGTACCCGAACTTCTCGAGAGCGCCCGGCGCTCTGACAAGTACCTTCTTACGCATGGGTTTAGCAACCAACGGTTGCGGTGCTTTTTCTTCCTTCTTAATCTTCACCATCATTCATCACCTTTCCAAAGGTGCAGGGTCACCAGTTATGTAACGTTCAACGGTCTTTTTATCAAGACCGCTTTTCCTAGCAATATAAGAACGAACCTCTTTTCTAAACTCATGCAACGCTACCACACCCGATTTGAGTTTTGCGTACATGTCTGGCAGGTTATCTCTGGCATATGCGATCAGTTGAAGGTCGTTAAGTTTGTTTATATCCTCCAACACCTGAATGCGTTTGGAATCCAGCGTCCTCCTCTTTTCCGCGATACGTTTCTTCGCCTCGGCAACCGCCTTCAGAACGTTTTGTTCTTCACCCTTCTCCCCCTTCTCTTTTCTTATCAGGATCTCTCTCTTGAACGGATGCTCGATCTCGGGTTTCTGCTGCGGCATACCCATGAGGATCGAATCGTAGTGGATGGTCGCCTCGGCCTTCTGTATCCTTTGGATCTCACGGAGTGCATCTTTATAGGTATAACCGTAAAAATGCAACTTCAGGGGTGACCTGGCGATGTCGACGGAACTGTTCAGCAGTTTTGTACGCTGCCTTTTTGTAACTGGTTTATTCTCGTAATAGAGGGAACGTATCTCGTTTACAGCCTCTTCGAACGTCGGCAACCAATCCTTATTGGAAATTCCAATCCCCTCCTCTCTTCGCAACCTCAACAACCTCGCTAGGTGACGCATAGTACCGGGCAACGATGTGACCGACCTCATCCACCTTGAAATACTTCTTCTTTGTCATCCAATCTATGATCATTGCCTTCTCCTTGACACTGTCCTCGATCTCCTTCATCGTCAGACCGGCATACAGGTTAAGCGTGTTGGCTATGGAAATCGATTTGGTCAGTTCGTTGATTTTATCTGTCCGGATGTCCCATCTGTACAACACATTCAGGTCACCGCCTTTCAGGATCTCCGCAAACTCCAAAGTCCTACGGATACCTAGTTTTCTGTGTCTGAACTGTACGATGATACCGGACAACGCATCTAACATGGCCGGAGGTACGTTTATCGGCGGGTTTGTAAGACGGGATATCGTTTCTTCGGCATTATCCGCGTGGATCGTAGCGTACACAGAGTGACCTGTATGCATGGCTTCGAACATAACTTCTGCTTCCTTCTGTCTTCGCACTTCACCGACGATGATCCTGTCGGGTCTCATACGGAGCGAATTGACCATCAGGTCGAGCATCGTTACCTCGCCTTTACCCTCAGGGTTAGGTTCGCGCGTGACCATCGGTACCCAGTGCAAGAACGAAGGTAACGTCAGTTCCCGCGTATCCTCTATAGAGATGACGCGATGGTTGGGAGGTATGAAACCGGCGATAGCGTTCAACAGAGACGTTTTACCGGATGCGGTACCACCGGACACGATGAGAGATAATTCGTGTTCTATGGCCAACCAGATGAACGCCGCAACTTCCGATGAGATACAGTGCAGGTCAACGAGCAATGGTATGGTCCACGGATTTCTCGAGAACTTACGGATGGTTATGGTGTTACCGAAAGACGATATCGGACTCAGTGTCGCGTTAACCCTGTCACCTGTCGGTAGATGCGCATCCATCAACGGGTTCAGAACATTGATCTGTCTCCCTACTTTCCGACCTATCATCGCAGCATAATCGTAGATCGCCTCCTCACTCCTTATCCATATGTTTGTCTTACACCATCCGTATTTCTTGTGATATACCCAAACGGGCTCTTTTGAAGAGTTGATCACTATCTCTTCCAAAAGGTCGTCATGCATCGGCGCCTCCAGTTCACCCAGACCCAGAGTGTTCTGGATCAGGTAGGACGCCAACACCTCCTTGGTTTCGGGTGCAACGTTAGGGAAATGTTTATCCAGAAGGACCATAGCGCGTTCCAAAAACTTGCGTTTCACTTCATCCGCTTTCTTCGGATCTATCAGTTCCGTGACATCCAATTTAACGTTTGTAACGAGTTCGCCTTTCAATGTATTGAGTATGATCTTCGTACCTTCTGCCAAACCGGGGATAGACACATTGTAATGAGGTACATAATCACCGACATCAACGATCTTAACGCTCACGGGTATCTTCTCGCTCTTGAAGAAGTACGAATCTATCAGTTTACCCTGTCTCTTGGGGGCAGGTTCCGCCTTCTTGGTTAAACCCACCTTCGGTTTAGATGACTCCTCAGATTTTTCAACATTCTTCTCAGTCTTTTTCGGCATAGCACCACCGTTCACAAGTTATCACAACCGATAATATTCAAAACG
This is a stretch of genomic DNA from Candidatus Micrarchaeota archaeon. It encodes these proteins:
- a CDS encoding CpaF family protein; the protein is MPKKTEKNVEKSEESSKPKVGLTKKAEPAPKRQGKLIDSYFFKSEKIPVSVKIVDVGDYVPHYNVSIPGLAEGTKIILNTLKGELVTNVKLDVTELIDPKKADEVKRKFLERAMVLLDKHFPNVAPETKEVLASYLIQNTLGLGELEAPMHDDLLEEIVINSSKEPVWVYHKKYGWCKTNIWIRSEEAIYDYAAMIGRKVGRQINVLNPLMDAHLPTGDRVNATLSPISSFGNTITIRKFSRNPWTIPLLVDLHCISSEVAAFIWLAIEHELSLIVSGGTASGKTSLLNAIAGFIPPNHRVISIEDTRELTLPSFLHWVPMVTREPNPEGKGEVTMLDLMVNSLRMRPDRIIVGEVRRQKEAEVMFEAMHTGHSVYATIHADNAEETISRLTNPPINVPPAMLDALSGIIVQFRHRKLGIRRTLEFAEILKGGDLNVLYRWDIRTDKINELTKSISIANTLNLYAGLTMKEIEDSVKEKAMIIDWMTKKKYFKVDEVGHIVARYYASPSEVVEVAKRGGDWNFQ
- the apgM gene encoding 2,3-bisphosphoglycerate-independent phosphoglycerate mutase; this encodes MKRGPSSTDTCRTNTLLFIMDGLGGRPPKTGLMMSNHPNLDRIAESGTCGLMVVHGRGIKPESEDAHLRIFGYNPKVYLKGRGPLEALGLGVRLRENDIAFRANLATVKDVGGGTVELVDRRAGRIPTITAKRLTEKIRSVRIDGVRFLYYQGVEHRGVVVIRPDRGVELSPKVYGNDPVHSGRLRARPVNRSRAAKRTAELINEYVAEVHKILNSASINKNRVKRGLLPANYILLRGAGEYTKIPSMKERFGMRCACVAGAPLYKGVARYVGMKTFEVRGATGDKKTNIRNKVRTAVRLLNEKDGRGRWRYDLVFLHIKATDSFAHDKDCEGKARFIEKIDRYLATIVKEARTHNIIITGDHATPCIVGDHTDDPVPIMVSGPSVEPDEVERFDEEECKKGRLGTVFGRDIIRLIKRMNSGTIKINDQKG
- a CDS encoding type II secretion system F family protein yields the protein MVKIKKEEKAPQPLVAKPMRKKVLVRAPGALEKFGYWLASKFPTLEHKLLLADIRKEPHEYMISAFMLSLLSSVLFGVLVFFFVLAFNHMMFKPKYLLTFLTTPVVFFLFFGMWLAYPDVRAKKRARDIDKDIVFAGRHIVIALKSGVPLFDALVGVTQDYGQVSEEFRKIVEKVSLGEPMTQAMREVANNNPSKAFRRVVLQMVNALVSGSDVADALDAILDQVAQEQLIQMKEYGQKLNPFSMFFMLFGIVFPSLGVVFFTIVLSMAGGVGESLAGVLLPVVFVTLVGVQFSFMSAMESSRPKVVL
- a CDS encoding type II secretion system F family protein encodes the protein MVGYESLGRLFGRKIVRRLGAALDSAGINIDAETFLGMSVVVTVILSVVIALVALSSNFIMNYIVLILSKISPEVYYTGTASPVYLTLEVGFTYILSFIVSAVTVAFLIYVVILLRIDARRKAIEAVLPDFLLLASANVRAGMTVDQALWYAAKPEFGLLSSEVEMVAKRSFAGEPFDKALDRLGRRFDSRILKRAIALIKQGIASGGKLADILERVAEDARDMQMMKKEISASLLMYVIFIMFAAAFATPFLFSVAHQLLIRLETVISQVPNLSTSTLQKYGAASRFGFVKIGKLPIHSDDFMLFSVITLVFTVFMSSMIIGIIRYGSKKEGLKLFPLLLVVAVVVFILTESALSTVLKMLS